Proteins from one Nitrobacteraceae bacterium AZCC 2146 genomic window:
- a CDS encoding cytochrome c peroxidase (product_source=KO:K00428; cath_funfam=1.10.760.10; cleavage_site_network=SignalP-noTM; cog=COG1858; ko=KO:K00428; pfam=PF03150; superfamily=46626), which produces MKIQRVVLLIAAAMGAAAMDADAPGAEEGSVVLSPQAVQEIARVEAEIDRIEAQALERLAALPDNQVQQVELLGKLMLYDKQLSVNRNEACAFCHMPETGFTGPVSELNRTTGAYPGSVRTRFSDRKPQSHAYAPLSPVLHYNSARGDLVGGNFWDMRATGRRLGNPAAEQAQGPPTNPVEMGLPDVACAVYRASQQPYRALFESVWGPQAFVIAWPGDVEQVCDRPGPPPAGEPLPVHLGPLDRGRVGTTFDQMAQSIAGYEASAEVTAFTSKFDAMLAGTAKFTTQEQAGYDLFRGKAQCNACHRDGGPGEDPLFTDFTASNIGTPANPRLPYYAENRPDAFGYVANPQGSSFVDGGVGTFLTNGHQLSNPSAVDQRWRKLAPDNQARIQVPTLRNVDKRPYPTFVKAYGHNGYFTSLKSIVHFYNTRDVLPRCQPHDTGEGTTCWPAPESTDNMNTSRVGHLDLSVADEDALVSFMQTLTDGFMPVN; this is translated from the coding sequence GTGAAGATACAGCGCGTGGTTTTGTTGATTGCAGCGGCTATGGGCGCCGCCGCCATGGACGCAGATGCGCCGGGCGCGGAAGAGGGCAGCGTCGTGCTCTCGCCTCAGGCGGTACAGGAAATTGCGCGGGTCGAGGCCGAGATCGACCGCATCGAGGCGCAGGCACTCGAGCGGCTTGCAGCGCTGCCGGACAATCAGGTCCAGCAAGTCGAGTTGCTCGGCAAGTTGATGCTGTATGACAAACAGCTTTCGGTAAACCGCAACGAGGCTTGTGCTTTCTGCCACATGCCCGAGACCGGCTTTACCGGCCCGGTGTCGGAGCTGAACCGGACCACCGGCGCCTATCCCGGATCAGTGCGCACGCGATTCAGCGATCGAAAGCCGCAATCGCATGCCTACGCGCCACTTTCCCCGGTGCTGCATTACAATTCCGCGCGCGGTGACCTCGTCGGCGGCAATTTCTGGGACATGCGTGCGACCGGCCGCCGGCTGGGCAACCCGGCCGCCGAGCAGGCGCAGGGGCCGCCCACCAATCCGGTGGAAATGGGACTGCCCGATGTCGCTTGCGCCGTCTATCGCGCTTCCCAGCAACCCTATCGCGCCCTGTTCGAAAGCGTGTGGGGACCGCAGGCCTTTGTGATCGCGTGGCCCGGTGACGTGGAGCAGGTCTGCGACCGGCCCGGGCCGCCGCCCGCCGGCGAGCCTTTGCCGGTTCATCTTGGCCCGCTCGATCGCGGCCGGGTCGGCACGACCTTCGATCAGATGGCGCAATCCATCGCCGGCTACGAGGCCTCTGCCGAGGTGACGGCGTTTACCTCGAAGTTCGATGCGATGCTCGCGGGCACGGCCAAATTCACGACGCAGGAGCAGGCGGGCTACGACCTGTTCCGCGGCAAGGCGCAATGCAACGCCTGTCACCGTGACGGCGGTCCTGGCGAGGACCCCCTGTTTACCGACTTCACGGCCAGCAATATCGGAACCCCGGCCAATCCGAGGCTTCCTTACTATGCGGAAAATCGGCCCGACGCATTCGGCTATGTCGCCAACCCGCAAGGATCGTCATTCGTCGATGGCGGTGTCGGCACCTTTCTCACCAACGGGCATCAGCTCAGCAACCCCTCCGCGGTGGATCAGCGATGGCGCAAACTAGCGCCAGACAACCAGGCACGGATTCAGGTACCCACATTGCGCAACGTGGACAAGCGACCCTATCCGACCTTCGTGAAGGCGTACGGGCACAATGGCTATTTCACGAGCCTGAAGTCGATCGTGCATTTCTACAACACGCGCGACGTGCTGCCGCGCTGCCAGCCCCATGACACCGGTGAAGGTACGACTTGCTGGCCTGCGCCGGAATCGACCGATAACATGAACACGAGCCGAGTTGGGCACTTGGACCTGTCGGTTGCAGATGAGGATGCGCTCGTGAGCTTCATGCAGACGCTGACGGACGGGTTTATGCCCGTCAACTAG
- a CDS encoding chromate reductase (product_source=KO:K19784; cath_funfam=3.40.50.360; cog=COG0431; ko=KO:K19784; pfam=PF03358; superfamily=52218) yields MTQLCLLGLSGSLRRASNSTAVLRGLQDALTPRAALNIFLLHEMPLYNEDDDAGHAPESVRALRSAIETSDGVIMISPEYNHGMSGVLKNGLDWASRPYGRSALRGKPVLTMTASPAFTGGVRAQQQMNETLVSIPARLVLRPQIVIGGVHEKVRDGRLVDEAALRFALAGVDDLLEEIKAARSVRAAA; encoded by the coding sequence ATGACCCAACTCTGCCTTCTTGGCCTCTCCGGCAGCCTGCGCCGCGCCTCCAACAGCACCGCGGTACTTCGCGGCCTTCAGGACGCGCTTACGCCCAGGGCTGCGCTCAACATTTTTCTGCTGCACGAGATGCCGCTCTACAACGAGGATGATGACGCCGGACACGCGCCGGAATCGGTGCGCGCCCTGCGTTCGGCCATTGAGACGAGCGATGGCGTAATCATGATCTCGCCCGAGTACAATCATGGTATGTCCGGCGTCCTGAAGAACGGACTCGACTGGGCCTCTCGGCCTTATGGACGTTCGGCGCTAAGGGGCAAGCCGGTACTGACGATGACGGCCTCGCCCGCTTTCACCGGTGGCGTGCGCGCGCAGCAGCAAATGAACGAGACGCTCGTATCGATCCCAGCGCGCCTTGTGCTCCGGCCCCAGATCGTGATCGGGGGCGTGCATGAGAAGGTGCGCGACGGGCGCCTCGTCGACGAAGCCGCGCTGCGCTTCGCGCTTGCTGGCGTCGATGATCTCCTCGAGGAGATCAAGGCAGCGCGCTCTGTTCGAGCGGCGGCTTGA
- a CDS encoding hypothetical protein (product_source=Hypo-rule applied; cleavage_site_network=SignalP-noTM; superfamily=56300; transmembrane_helix_parts=Outside_1_3,TMhelix_4_21,Inside_22_61) — protein MKKLILFATALVITSGAGAYARGEQGASKYMQLASYHRVHHGHSHGYGRMDDPSAEGRTSG, from the coding sequence ATGAAGAAACTTATTTTGTTCGCCACCGCATTGGTGATAACGAGTGGAGCTGGCGCCTACGCCCGGGGTGAGCAAGGCGCCAGCAAGTACATGCAGTTGGCGTCTTACCACCGGGTGCATCATGGTCACTCACACGGCTATGGTCGAATGGATGACCCGTCAGCGGAAGGCCGGACCAGCGGCTGA
- a CDS encoding transposase (product_source=COG3547; cog=COG3547; pfam=PF01548; superfamily=53067), translating to MAEALNRSIAFAGIDIGKNSFHVVGLDERGAIVLRQKWSRGQVEARFANMPPCLIGMEACVGAHHLSRGLLRPGHDARRMPARYVRPYSKGQKNDFRDAEAIAEAVQRPTMKFVATKTADQLDLQAMHRVRERLALLWQIWLKAACEHHLTARAS from the coding sequence ATGGCCGAAGCTCTCAACCGTTCAATCGCCTTCGCCGGTATCGACATTGGCAAGAACTCGTTCCACGTCGTAGGTCTCGATGAGCGGGGTGCCATCGTGCTGCGACAGAAGTGGTCGCGTGGCCAAGTGGAAGCGCGGTTCGCGAATATGCCGCCATGTCTGATTGGCATGGAAGCCTGCGTCGGCGCGCACCATCTCAGCCGCGGGCTCCTGAGGCCTGGCCATGATGCCCGGCGGATGCCTGCGCGGTACGTTCGGCCCTATTCGAAGGGACAGAAGAACGACTTCCGCGACGCGGAGGCCATTGCCGAAGCGGTGCAACGCCCGACGATGAAGTTCGTCGCGACCAAGACCGCCGACCAGCTGGACCTTCAGGCCATGCACCGTGTGCGAGAGCGGCTAGCACTACTTTGGCAGATTTGGCTGAAGGCGGCCTGCGAGCATCATCTCACAGCGCGTGCATCGTAA
- a CDS encoding SRSO17 transposase (product_source=COG5659; cog=COG5659; pfam=PF13546; superfamily=53098), whose amino-acid sequence MVETTSRWEDELGRWLKPFLDRLGHKARRRMCPLYVSGLIGPGDRKSVQPMAARLAPNDYDQLHHFIADGVWDAAPLEAELLVQADRLVGGNDAVLVIDDTSMPKKGDRSVGVAPQYASTLGKTANCQTLVSLTLARGEVPVMVALRLFIPESWTSDPVRLKRAGVPIEHRTARSKPEIALAEIDRVIAAGVRFGCVLADAGYGSSAPFRHALSERGLLWAVGMSRRQKVYPSDVTMIFPTEKARKPRKHHIPDMSPVSAETMLVGEKWRKISWRRGTKGPLTCLFAARRVRIADGPKHRVFDKGVERMPGDEVWILGERRSSGEQKYYVSNLPADVSLKTLAAAVKARWICEQAHQQLKEELGLDHFEGRSWAGLHRHALMTMIAYAFLQSRRLTAAGRKKKSLRPSATAEHASHQTSHPRPFRAASTITMHAL is encoded by the coding sequence ATGGTGGAGACGACGTCGAGGTGGGAAGATGAGCTTGGACGCTGGCTCAAGCCATTCCTGGATCGTTTAGGTCACAAGGCCCGGCGGCGGATGTGTCCGCTGTATGTTTCGGGACTGATTGGACCGGGTGATCGCAAGAGCGTCCAGCCGATGGCGGCGCGGCTGGCACCGAACGACTATGATCAATTGCACCATTTCATCGCTGATGGCGTCTGGGACGCGGCGCCGCTGGAAGCAGAATTGCTCGTTCAGGCCGACCGGCTCGTCGGCGGCAACGATGCAGTGCTGGTCATCGACGACACATCGATGCCGAAGAAGGGCGATCGCTCGGTTGGTGTCGCTCCGCAATATGCATCAACTCTCGGCAAGACGGCCAATTGCCAAACATTGGTGTCGCTGACGCTTGCGCGCGGTGAGGTGCCGGTAATGGTGGCGCTACGTCTCTTCATTCCCGAGAGTTGGACGAGCGATCCGGTACGTCTGAAGCGTGCCGGCGTTCCAATCGAGCATCGCACGGCACGGTCCAAGCCAGAGATCGCGCTGGCTGAGATCGATCGCGTGATCGCCGCCGGTGTTCGCTTCGGCTGTGTGCTGGCGGACGCGGGATACGGATCGAGCGCGCCGTTCCGTCATGCTCTGAGCGAACGTGGCCTCTTGTGGGCAGTTGGTATGTCGCGGCGCCAGAAAGTCTATCCGAGCGATGTCACCATGATCTTTCCGACGGAGAAAGCCCGTAAGCCGCGCAAACACCATATCCCGGATATGTCGCCAGTTTCTGCCGAGACGATGCTGGTCGGCGAAAAGTGGCGGAAGATCAGTTGGCGCCGGGGCACGAAAGGCCCGCTGACATGCCTCTTCGCTGCACGGCGCGTCCGCATCGCGGACGGCCCAAAGCACCGCGTGTTCGATAAAGGTGTCGAGCGTATGCCTGGCGATGAAGTGTGGATCCTGGGCGAACGACGATCGAGCGGAGAGCAGAAGTACTACGTCTCGAACCTGCCCGCTGACGTTTCGCTCAAGACGCTGGCAGCTGCCGTCAAGGCGCGGTGGATCTGTGAACAGGCGCATCAGCAATTGAAGGAAGAGCTGGGGCTCGACCATTTTGAAGGCAGGTCGTGGGCCGGATTACACCGACATGCCTTGATGACGATGATCGCCTACGCCTTCCTTCAATCCCGCCGCCTCACCGCAGCGGGACGGAAAAAAAAGAGTCTCAGGCCCTCCGCCACAGCCGAGCATGCCAGCCATCAGACAAGCCATCCTCGACCTTTTCGTGCGGCCTCCACCATTACGATGCACGCGCTGTGA
- a CDS encoding transposase (product_source=COG3547; cath_funfam=1.10.533.10; cog=COG3547; pfam=PF02371; smart=SM00278; superfamily=47781), whose translation MSQRTGIINQIRAFLLERGIAVRQGLRFLRAELPDILARPPDILSSRMVRVLEGLAGDWRRLDERVEGLSNEIEAIARQDAGCDRLMSVPGIGPIISSAMVAAIGAGDVFSKGRDFAAWLGLVPRQISTGDRTILGKISKRGNRYLRVLFVQAAWVVLIKPKSWERHGLKSWIDAAKKRLHRNVLAIALANKLSRIAWSVLAHGRNFEAARFGGATQSAW comes from the coding sequence GTGAGTCAGCGCACCGGCATCATCAACCAGATCCGCGCCTTTCTGCTGGAACGTGGCATCGCTGTTCGGCAAGGCTTGCGCTTCCTGCGCGCCGAGTTGCCGGACATCCTCGCCCGACCACCCGACATCCTGTCGTCGCGCATGGTGCGGGTACTTGAAGGACTGGCTGGAGACTGGCGCCGGCTCGACGAGCGCGTCGAGGGTTTGTCGAACGAGATCGAAGCTATCGCGCGCCAGGACGCGGGTTGTGATCGACTGATGAGTGTTCCTGGCATTGGGCCGATCATCTCCAGCGCGATGGTGGCAGCGATCGGCGCAGGCGATGTGTTCTCCAAAGGCCGTGACTTCGCCGCCTGGCTGGGCCTCGTTCCCAGGCAAATCTCGACCGGGGACCGCACCATCCTCGGCAAGATATCGAAGCGCGGCAACCGCTACCTGCGGGTTCTGTTCGTGCAGGCGGCGTGGGTGGTGCTGATCAAACCGAAAAGCTGGGAGCGCCACGGGCTCAAGTCCTGGATTGACGCTGCCAAAAAGCGGCTGCACCGCAACGTGCTCGCGATTGCTCTGGCCAACAAGCTGTCCCGCATCGCCTGGAGCGTTCTTGCGCATGGGCGAAACTTTGAGGCGGCCAGATTTGGCGGGGCCACCCAATCCGCCTGGTAG
- a CDS encoding hypothetical protein (product_source=Hypo-rule applied; cleavage_site_network=SignalP-noTM): MRRLIVTTMVLALSGLSPVLARGGMHSGGMHNSSGLGPRSSSDNGLAAPADPTVPPSLTPDPRLTSGAPLPPHQQPTRADMGTLNENLDKPTPDEVALDKKIGNICKGC, encoded by the coding sequence ATGCGAAGATTGATCGTTACAACCATGGTTTTGGCGCTGTCCGGATTGTCACCGGTTCTGGCGCGTGGCGGGATGCACAGCGGCGGTATGCACAACTCAAGCGGTCTCGGCCCACGCAGCTCAAGCGATAACGGTCTAGCGGCTCCTGCTGACCCGACAGTCCCGCCATCACTGACCCCGGATCCGCGCCTGACCAGCGGCGCGCCACTTCCTCCGCATCAGCAGCCGACCCGGGCCGATATGGGGACGCTTAACGAAAACTTGGACAAGCCAACTCCGGACGAGGTAGCGCTTGATAAAAAAATCGGAAACATCTGCAAAGGCTGCTGA
- a CDS encoding signal transduction histidine kinase (product_source=COG0642; cath_funfam=1.10.287.130,3.30.565.10; cog=COG0642; pfam=PF02518; smart=SM00304,SM00387; superfamily=158472,55874; transmembrane_helix_parts=Inside_1_12,TMhelix_13_35,Outside_36_455) gives MRQPRFLRSNTFHSAFLVAAVFAIFVIVLFGFIYWKTDDYLTARSDGVITAQLNAIAGLSPERQLEAIEERLRADFRGVQVAAIFGADGRRINGNIESLPARLEIDAPAQSSDVVRIDRSGREYQPVRAVAKRMKNGDLLVIGRNVDEAKEIAVVVGQALALGLLPGFCLCLLAGAWLSVRAQRRVEEVNQRVQRIIAGDLRERLPDRRADEPFSKLAVIVNGMLDEMETMIHALAGVGNDIAHDLRTPLTRARLKLERGRANATTLEQLQVVADKAIAGIDQSLTIVTALLRLAEIENSRRSTGFGTVALHTMLREVCDIYEPIAENKSITLHVEATQPLTVRGDRDLLIEAVANLVDNAIKFTPEGGRVDIELLRGDGETIVRVADTGCGISEPERDAVLRRFYRSDKIRNAPGVGLGLNLVAAIVKLHDFRLTIFSGPGCQVEIVCPGPAEK, from the coding sequence ATGCGTCAACCGCGATTCCTGCGCTCCAACACGTTCCACTCGGCGTTCCTCGTGGCCGCCGTGTTCGCCATTTTCGTCATCGTGCTGTTCGGATTCATCTACTGGAAGACCGATGACTATTTGACGGCGCGATCCGACGGCGTGATAACCGCGCAGCTCAACGCGATCGCCGGCCTGTCGCCAGAACGGCAGCTCGAGGCCATTGAAGAGCGTCTGAGGGCAGATTTCCGGGGCGTACAGGTAGCGGCGATTTTCGGTGCGGACGGGCGCCGGATCAACGGCAATATCGAGAGCCTACCGGCTCGACTAGAGATCGATGCCCCGGCACAGAGCTCCGACGTTGTGCGGATCGATCGTAGCGGCAGGGAATACCAACCTGTTCGTGCGGTCGCCAAGCGTATGAAAAACGGTGACTTGCTCGTCATCGGACGAAACGTCGATGAAGCCAAAGAGATTGCCGTTGTGGTCGGCCAGGCGCTCGCGCTGGGTCTTCTGCCGGGCTTTTGCCTTTGTTTGCTGGCCGGCGCCTGGCTCAGCGTGCGCGCCCAGCGGCGGGTCGAAGAGGTCAATCAGCGGGTCCAGCGCATTATCGCCGGCGATCTGCGTGAGCGGCTGCCGGATCGCAGAGCCGACGAGCCGTTTTCAAAACTTGCAGTCATCGTGAACGGCATGCTCGATGAAATGGAAACCATGATCCACGCGCTCGCCGGCGTCGGCAACGACATCGCCCATGACCTGCGAACGCCTCTGACGCGGGCGCGGCTCAAGCTAGAGCGCGGGCGCGCCAACGCGACTACTCTGGAGCAACTTCAGGTAGTCGCGGACAAAGCAATCGCAGGCATCGATCAATCGCTCACGATTGTCACGGCGCTATTGCGTCTGGCGGAGATCGAGAACAGCCGGCGATCTACGGGCTTCGGAACGGTCGCCCTGCACACAATGCTGCGCGAGGTGTGCGACATCTATGAACCAATCGCCGAAAACAAGAGCATCACCCTGCATGTTGAGGCGACGCAACCGCTCACGGTACGAGGCGATCGTGACCTGCTGATCGAAGCAGTCGCCAACCTTGTCGATAACGCCATCAAGTTTACACCTGAAGGGGGAAGGGTTGATATCGAACTGTTGCGCGGCGATGGCGAAACTATCGTGCGGGTAGCAGATACTGGCTGCGGCATCAGCGAACCGGAGCGCGACGCCGTGCTACGGCGTTTCTATCGCTCTGACAAGATACGGAATGCGCCGGGCGTGGGTCTTGGGCTTAATCTGGTGGCCGCGATCGTCAAGTTGCACGACTTCCGGCTAACGATCTTTTCCGGTCCGGGTTGCCAGGTGGAGATAGTTTGCCCGGGACCGGCAGAAAAGTGA
- a CDS encoding two-component system OmpR family response regulator (product_source=KO:K02483; cath_funfam=1.10.10.10,3.40.50.2300; cog=COG0745; ko=KO:K02483; pfam=PF00072,PF00486; smart=SM00448; superfamily=52172), with product MSYAREAGGAVWILVDETRIEDEPWLSQEMTVWQWPQVTGMQSWECLAQGLHVFSRQLEFSPMAKVLLIEDDSETAEEITAELADLGFEVEWSANGIEGLDKARSSRPDAMIIDRLLPGMDGLSVIETLRKEQVRTPVLVLSALGAVDDRVRGLRMGGDDYLTKPFAVVELVARVEALLRRPAESRETTLRVGPLELDLIERTVKRGERFIDLLPREFRLLEYMMQRSDQLLTRAMLLEEVWHYKFIPATNLVDVHMGRLRHKVDGPNEVPMIHNVRGAGFILRVVP from the coding sequence ATGTCTTATGCCCGAGAGGCCGGCGGCGCTGTCTGGATACTTGTGGACGAAACCCGTATTGAAGACGAACCATGGCTTTCACAGGAAATGACGGTATGGCAATGGCCACAAGTAACAGGCATGCAGTCTTGGGAGTGTCTAGCTCAGGGACTTCACGTATTTTCGCGGCAGTTGGAATTCAGCCCGATGGCAAAAGTGCTTCTGATTGAGGACGACAGCGAAACGGCCGAGGAAATCACAGCCGAGCTGGCCGATCTCGGTTTTGAGGTCGAATGGTCAGCTAACGGAATTGAAGGCCTCGACAAGGCGCGTTCATCGCGGCCCGACGCCATGATTATCGATAGGCTGCTCCCGGGAATGGATGGCCTTTCGGTTATCGAAACGCTGAGAAAGGAGCAGGTCCGCACACCGGTGCTGGTGCTGAGTGCGCTCGGCGCGGTGGATGACCGCGTCCGCGGATTGCGGATGGGTGGCGATGATTATCTCACCAAACCCTTCGCGGTTGTGGAACTGGTCGCCAGGGTCGAAGCGTTGCTGCGCCGGCCGGCCGAATCGCGCGAGACGACCCTGCGGGTGGGGCCGCTAGAACTCGATCTGATCGAGCGCACCGTCAAACGCGGCGAACGTTTCATCGACTTGCTGCCACGCGAATTCAGGCTGCTCGAATACATGATGCAGCGGAGCGATCAGTTGCTGACGCGGGCGATGCTGCTCGAGGAAGTCTGGCATTACAAGTTTATTCCGGCCACCAACCTTGTGGACGTGCATATGGGCCGGCTCCGCCACAAGGTGGACGGGCCGAACGAGGTCCCTATGATCCACAACGTGCGCGGTGCCGGTTTCATTCTTCGCGTGGTACCATAA
- a CDS encoding DNA-binding winged helix-turn-helix (wHTH) protein (product_source=COG3710; cath_funfam=1.10.10.10; cog=COG3710; pfam=PF00486; superfamily=46894), which produces MRIHNSSRGTLDRMDPAFVGADSRTSVPRSASTHLLNSSSRPGQHRRLVRSTQKPPTLRNETAELLANLDGLPLLLRFLVKDVAAEIKSNVVSKDADIHSLLSSTLEKMVDRICGSLLLLLRDPASKPTLAIAELITSGEPLARLPAQPNETVVRVGPLEIDLIDRTAKREDRQIDLRPREFQLLKYMMQRADSMLTRATLLNEVWHYKFVPETNLVDVHMGRLRRKVDGANDAPMIRSVRGVGFILGAPPSRQV; this is translated from the coding sequence ATGAGAATCCATAACAGCAGCCGCGGCACCCTCGATCGGATGGACCCCGCATTCGTCGGCGCTGATTCAAGGACTTCGGTGCCGAGATCAGCCTCAACGCATTTGCTGAATTCATCAAGCAGACCTGGACAGCATAGACGCCTGGTTCGAAGCACGCAGAAGCCGCCAACGTTGCGGAATGAAACGGCGGAGCTTCTGGCAAATCTCGACGGCTTACCCCTTCTGCTTCGCTTCCTCGTCAAAGACGTAGCCGCTGAAATAAAATCCAATGTTGTCTCGAAAGATGCCGATATTCATTCCCTACTGTCGAGCACACTCGAGAAGATGGTTGACCGGATCTGCGGATCGCTCCTGCTCCTACTAAGGGACCCCGCTTCAAAACCGACGCTCGCGATAGCTGAATTGATAACGAGCGGAGAACCTTTGGCCAGGCTGCCAGCCCAGCCGAATGAAACGGTGGTGCGCGTGGGGCCACTGGAGATCGATCTCATCGATCGCACAGCGAAGCGCGAGGACCGTCAAATCGATCTGCGGCCCCGCGAGTTTCAGTTACTCAAATACATGATGCAACGCGCCGACAGTATGCTGACGCGGGCGACCCTCCTGAATGAGGTATGGCACTACAAATTCGTTCCCGAAACGAACCTTGTCGATGTACATATGGGCCGATTGCGTCGCAAGGTCGACGGGGCAAATGATGCGCCCATGATTCGCAGCGTCCGCGGCGTCGGCTTCATTCTAGGCGCGCCCCCCTCTCGCCAGGTCTAA
- a CDS encoding hypothetical protein (product_source=Hypo-rule applied): protein MNFPCKLIFESCVYCELAMRIRTQDVQSQAARHHPRQDQFLHEMVYSKWHLPDNPLASCCNDADCYPTEIKFVDGNIHAERQGDVNYISVPPERVERNRDNSDGRNHLSAPSPSVFYSSDTVFCFALGAPHEIRIGEWEDALLAILLCDMRRADRSKLRARNRDAPHLLRSQLLRRAL, encoded by the coding sequence TTGAATTTTCCATGCAAACTCATCTTTGAGAGCTGTGTCTACTGCGAGTTGGCGATGCGAATCCGAACGCAAGATGTACAAAGCCAGGCTGCGCGGCACCACCCTCGCCAGGATCAATTTTTGCACGAGATGGTTTATTCAAAATGGCACTTGCCCGATAACCCTCTCGCCAGCTGTTGCAATGATGCGGACTGCTACCCGACTGAGATCAAATTCGTTGATGGCAACATTCACGCAGAACGCCAAGGTGACGTAAATTACATTTCCGTTCCACCTGAAAGGGTGGAGCGGAATAGGGACAATTCCGATGGCAGGAACCACCTCAGCGCTCCCTCGCCGAGTGTCTTCTACTCATCGGACACCGTGTTCTGCTTCGCTTTGGGGGCGCCACATGAGATTCGCATTGGTGAATGGGAGGACGCCCTGCTCGCAATCCTCCTGTGTGATATGCGGCGAGCCGATCGGAGCAAGCTACGTGCGAGAAATCGGGACGCACCTCATTTACTGCGATCACAATTGCTACGCCGAGCACTGTAA
- a CDS encoding hypothetical protein (product_source=Hypo-rule applied; superfamily=57783), with protein sequence MRVKLCARCPYTPRDLAGHYDPEGMLHVCAKCDGEQEASTNYYPRKADRRQQYATVPNIFGTAQRSVAQSVTESLVSSGITPGEPRSVQGSALIASRPARRVIADGYVGFTSPDGAYDENPAAISVDSEF encoded by the coding sequence ATGAGGGTAAAGCTTTGCGCACGGTGTCCCTATACGCCACGAGACCTGGCAGGCCACTACGATCCCGAAGGCATGCTTCACGTGTGCGCGAAGTGCGATGGCGAACAGGAGGCGAGCACCAATTACTACCCACGCAAGGCCGACAGGAGACAACAATACGCAACAGTCCCCAACATCTTTGGAACGGCGCAGCGAAGCGTTGCGCAATCTGTGACGGAAAGTTTGGTTTCATCAGGCATCACTCCTGGCGAACCGCGTTCTGTTCAGGGAAGTGCGCTGATCGCTTCAAGACCCGCCCGACGGGTGATCGCAGATGGTTACGTCGGCTTCACGTCACCTGACGGCGCTTACGACGAGAATCCTGCAGCAATTTCAGTAGATTCAGAATTCTGA